In Oreochromis niloticus isolate F11D_XX linkage group LG18, O_niloticus_UMD_NMBU, whole genome shotgun sequence, one genomic interval encodes:
- the LOC100690777 gene encoding kelch-like protein 40a, producing the protein MAAMTIDPVEQPRMYQQTLLQDGLCDLLENDRFVDCVLKIQDKEFPCHRLVLAASSPFFKAMFLSDLEESKKKEVVLKNVEPGVMGMILRYLYTSDINLTEQNVQDIFMVANMYQIPSIFSVCVSYLQEKLVLGNCLAIFRLGLLLDCPKLALAARDFICERYQVVVRDQDFLQLAPSEVAIIITSDALNVEREEQVFESLMDWVKHDETNRVKDLPELLHCVRFRLIPLDYFKEKVERHQYIRFSQDIKKELDLIRDAHRGRLPKPKKPARDGAKEGEGSEDEEDDEEGYLPGILNNNPRFGMFEMDLILMISDTGTVAYDPAGNECFVVSESTEIPKNHCSLVTRENQVFVVGGLLYNEEDKDEPFSSYFLQFDPVSSEWLGMPPQPNPRCLFGLTEAENSIFVVGGKELKEGEHALSSVMIYDRQSFKWGESDPLPYEVYGHGTVSHKGLIYVIGGKSESRKCMRRVCVYNPTKFEWKDLAPLKTARSLFGIAVHNDQIFVVTGVTDSGLTSSVEVYDIASNKWSEFTEFPQERSSLNLISMGGFLYAVGGFAMMPSETSEEPVPTEMTDIWRYDESDKCWTGILREISYAEGSTILSVRLNTLRLTKL; encoded by the exons ATGGCTGCCATGACTATAGATCCAGTGGAGCAACCTCGGATGTACCAGCAGACACTGCTTCAGGATGGACTGTGTGACCTCTTAGAAAATGACAGATTTGTGGATTGTGTCCTCAAAATCCAGGACAAGGAGTTTCCCTGCCACCGCTTGGTTCTGGCAGCTAGCAGCCCCTTCTTCAAGGCTATGTTCCTGTCTGACTTGGAGGAGAGCAAGAAGAAGGAGGTTGTCCTCAAAAATGTGGAGCCTGGGGTTATGGGGATGATCCTGCGGTATTTGTATACATCTGACATTAATCTGACAGAACAGAATGTCCAAGATATATTCATGGTTGCCAACATGTACCAGATCCCCTCCatcttctctgtgtgtgtgtcctatcTCCAAGAAAAGCTGGTGCTCGGGAATTGCTTGGCTATCTTCAGACTGGGGCTGCTTCTGGATTGTCCCAAGCTTGCTCTTGCCGCGAGAGACTTCATCTGCGAGCGCTACCAGGTTGTTGTCAGGGACCAAGACTTTCTGCAGCTAGCCCCCAGCGAGGTGGCCATCATCATCACCTCAGACGCCCTTAATGTTGAGCGGGAGGAGCAGGTGTTTGAATCCCTGATGGACTGGGTCAAGCATGACGAGACCAATCGGGTCAAAGATCTCCCCGAGCTGTTGCACTGTGTTCGCTTCAGACTCATACCTTTGGATTActtcaaagaaaaagtggagCGTCACCAGTACATCCGGTTCAGCCAGGACATCAAGAAGGAGCTGGATCTCATCAGGGACGCTCACAGAGGGCGGCTCCCTAAGCCGAAGAAGCCTGCGAGAGATGGGGCAAAGGAGGGTGAAGGCAGTGAGGATGAGGAAGATGATGAGGAAGGTTACCTGCCAGGCATACTCAACAACAATCCTCGTTTTGGGATGTTTGAGATGGACCTCATACTTATGATCAGCGACACAGGGACTGTGGCCTATGACCCGGCAGGAAACGAGTGCTTTGTTGTGTCAGAATCCACTGAAATTCCCAAGAATCACTGCAGCCTGGTGACAAGAGAGAACCAAGTGTTTGTTGTGGGAGGACTTCTCTACAATGAAGAGGACAAAGATGAACCATTCAGCTCCTACTTCCTGCAG TTTGACCCAGTCAGTTCAGAATGGTTAGGGATGCCTCCACAACCCAACCCACGCTGTCTGTTTGGCCTGACTGAAGCTGAAAACTCCATCTTTGTTGTTGGAGGAAAGGAACTGAAGGAAGGCGAGCACGCACTAAGCTCAGTCATGATCTATGACAGACA GTCTTTCAAATGGGGAGAATCTGATCCCCTGCCTTATGAAGTGTATGGCCATGGAACTGTATCACACAAAGGGCTCATCTACGTCATTGGAGGAAAGTCTGAAAGCAG gaagTGCATGAGAAGAGTCTGTGTCTACAATCCCACTAAGTTTGAATGGAAGGACCTGGCCCCTCTGAAAACAGCCCGCTCTCTGTTTGGTATCGCCGTCCACAACGACCAGATCTTTGTGGTAACAGGAGTCACAGACTCAGGCCTCACCAGCTCTGTGGAGGTCTACGACATTGCCAGCAACAA GTGGTCTGAGTTCACAGAGTTCCCTCAGGAGCGCAGTTCCCTTAATCTGATCTCAATGGGGGGGTTCCTGTACGCTGTGGGCGGCTTTGCCATGATGCCCAGTGAAACCAGTGAGGAGCCCGTCCCAACAGAGATGACTGACATTTGGAG ATATGATGAGTCGGACAAGTGCTGGACTGGGATACTGCGTGAGATTAGCTATGCGGAGGGATCCACTATTCTTTCAGTGCGTCTCAACACTCTGCGCCTCACCAAGTTATAA
- the hhatla gene encoding hedgehog acyltransferase like, a isoform X1, protein MGIKTALPRYELYLYTAVLAVALIWAGSWIFEASSENANRKSFKESVKPGWHYFGRKMDAADFEWVMWFTTFRNHILFALVGHVIFAKIFSLVAPKIVINGCKHRSLVFGVYGGLAVLVTMGWTFLALVLSHCIILYSVAIFKSKWMCFAAGLCTLASIKLEPFNSWQEALVTGSFSLQDILFYGGCGFSIMRCMSFALENCEKKEGNYTFSDLVKYNFYLPFFFFGPIMTFDRFHAQANNTQLIRKEREMWNITTKALLHLGGILVVDVFFHYLYILTIPSDMKLVAKLSDWSLAGLAYSNLVYDWVKSAVMFGVINTVAMLDHLDPPQPPKCITMLYVFAETHFDRGINDWLCKYVYDYIGGNHDQIFKELLATICTFGITTLWLGPCELVYIWSFFNCFGLNFELWVAKFFSLPPLSTIESAMGEAMSRRIRGLFNAANFWAIVLYNVLSLNSLEFAKMVGRRLIFKGFPLSTLSVLLVTYCGVQLVKERERQQALLEDPEPAKPVDGGKEKAE, encoded by the exons ATGGGGATCAAGACTGCCCTCCCTAGATATGAGCTGTATCTCTACACAGCTGTACTTGCTGTGGCCTTGATATGGGCAGGCAGTTGGATATTTGAAGCTTCAAGTG AGAATGCAAACAGAAAGTCCTTCAAAGAAAGCGTCAAACCAGGATGGCATTATTTTGGCAGGAAAATG GATGCTGCGGACTTCGAATGGGTGATGTGGTTCACGACATTCCGCAATCATATCCTTTTTGCTCTCGTTGGTCATGTGATCTTTGCCAAGATATTTTCCCTGGTGGCTCCAAAG ATTGTTATAAATGGATGTAAG CACAGATCCTTGGTCTTTGGGGTGTATGGAGGTTTGGCAGTCCTGGTAACGATGGGCTGGACTTTCTTGGCTCTGGTTCTGTCTCATTGCATCATACTATACAGCGTGGCTATATTCAAAAGTAAATGGATGTGCTTCGCTGCAGGCTTGTGTACGCTGGCCTCCATCAAGCTGGAGCCCTTTAACTCCTGGCAG GAAGCCTTGGTAACTGGTTCCTTCAGCCTCCAAGACATCCTGTTCTATGGAGGTTGTGGCTTCAGCATCATGCGCTGTATGAGTTTTGCTTTAGAGAACTGCGAGAAGAAGGAAGGCAACTACACGTTCTCAGACCTGGTGAAATACAACTTCTACCTCCCATTCTTCTTCTTTGGACCGATAATGACATTCGACCGGTTTCATGCCCAG GCAAACAACACTCAGCTGATCCGTAAAGAGAGGGAGATGTGGAACATCACCACCAAGGCCTTGTTGCACCTGGGAGGTATTCTCGTGGTGGATGTCTTCTTCCACTACCTTTACATTCTGACGATACCCAGTGACATGAAGCTGGTCGCTAAGCTATCTGACTGGTCTCTGG CTGGACTGGCTTATTCCAACTTGGTGTATGACTGGGTGAAATCGGCTGTAATGTTCGGCGTCATCAACACCGTGGCAATGCTGGATCACCTGGACCCTCCTCAGCCTCCCAAGTGTATCACCATGCTTTACGTCTTCGCTGAGAC GCACTTTGACAGAGGCATCAATGACTGGCTGTGCAA GTATGTTTACGACTACATTGGTGGAAATCACGATCAAATCTTCAAAGAACTTCTTGCAACCATCTGCACTTTTGGCATCACCACCCTGTGGCTGGGCCCATGTGAACTGGTTTATATCTGGTCCTTTTTCAACTGCTTTGGTCTCAACTTTGAGCTGTGGGTGGCCAAGTTCTTCTCCCTTCCACCACTTTCTACCATAGAG AGTGCCATGGGTGAAGCCATGTCACGCAGGATCCGCGGTTTGTTCAATGCGGCCAACTTCTGGGCTATCGTCCTCTACAACGTTCTCTCCCTGAACAGTTTGGAGTTTGCCAAAATGGTGGGAAGGAGACTGATTTTTAAAG GTTTTCCTCTGTCAACCCTCTCTGTGTTACTCGTGACCTACTGTGGTGTGCAGCTGGTGAAGGAACGAGAGAGACAACAAGCCTTGCTGGAAGATCCGGAGCCAGCAAAGCCAGTGGATGGTggcaaagaaaaagcagaataa
- the hhatla gene encoding hedgehog acyltransferase like, a isoform X2, which yields MGIKTALPRYELYLYTAVLAVALIWAGSWIFEASSENANRKSFKESVKPGWHYFGRKMDAADFEWVMWFTTFRNHILFALVGHVIFAKIFSLVAPKHRSLVFGVYGGLAVLVTMGWTFLALVLSHCIILYSVAIFKSKWMCFAAGLCTLASIKLEPFNSWQEALVTGSFSLQDILFYGGCGFSIMRCMSFALENCEKKEGNYTFSDLVKYNFYLPFFFFGPIMTFDRFHAQANNTQLIRKEREMWNITTKALLHLGGILVVDVFFHYLYILTIPSDMKLVAKLSDWSLAGLAYSNLVYDWVKSAVMFGVINTVAMLDHLDPPQPPKCITMLYVFAETHFDRGINDWLCKYVYDYIGGNHDQIFKELLATICTFGITTLWLGPCELVYIWSFFNCFGLNFELWVAKFFSLPPLSTIESAMGEAMSRRIRGLFNAANFWAIVLYNVLSLNSLEFAKMVGRRLIFKGFPLSTLSVLLVTYCGVQLVKERERQQALLEDPEPAKPVDGGKEKAE from the exons ATGGGGATCAAGACTGCCCTCCCTAGATATGAGCTGTATCTCTACACAGCTGTACTTGCTGTGGCCTTGATATGGGCAGGCAGTTGGATATTTGAAGCTTCAAGTG AGAATGCAAACAGAAAGTCCTTCAAAGAAAGCGTCAAACCAGGATGGCATTATTTTGGCAGGAAAATG GATGCTGCGGACTTCGAATGGGTGATGTGGTTCACGACATTCCGCAATCATATCCTTTTTGCTCTCGTTGGTCATGTGATCTTTGCCAAGATATTTTCCCTGGTGGCTCCAAAG CACAGATCCTTGGTCTTTGGGGTGTATGGAGGTTTGGCAGTCCTGGTAACGATGGGCTGGACTTTCTTGGCTCTGGTTCTGTCTCATTGCATCATACTATACAGCGTGGCTATATTCAAAAGTAAATGGATGTGCTTCGCTGCAGGCTTGTGTACGCTGGCCTCCATCAAGCTGGAGCCCTTTAACTCCTGGCAG GAAGCCTTGGTAACTGGTTCCTTCAGCCTCCAAGACATCCTGTTCTATGGAGGTTGTGGCTTCAGCATCATGCGCTGTATGAGTTTTGCTTTAGAGAACTGCGAGAAGAAGGAAGGCAACTACACGTTCTCAGACCTGGTGAAATACAACTTCTACCTCCCATTCTTCTTCTTTGGACCGATAATGACATTCGACCGGTTTCATGCCCAG GCAAACAACACTCAGCTGATCCGTAAAGAGAGGGAGATGTGGAACATCACCACCAAGGCCTTGTTGCACCTGGGAGGTATTCTCGTGGTGGATGTCTTCTTCCACTACCTTTACATTCTGACGATACCCAGTGACATGAAGCTGGTCGCTAAGCTATCTGACTGGTCTCTGG CTGGACTGGCTTATTCCAACTTGGTGTATGACTGGGTGAAATCGGCTGTAATGTTCGGCGTCATCAACACCGTGGCAATGCTGGATCACCTGGACCCTCCTCAGCCTCCCAAGTGTATCACCATGCTTTACGTCTTCGCTGAGAC GCACTTTGACAGAGGCATCAATGACTGGCTGTGCAA GTATGTTTACGACTACATTGGTGGAAATCACGATCAAATCTTCAAAGAACTTCTTGCAACCATCTGCACTTTTGGCATCACCACCCTGTGGCTGGGCCCATGTGAACTGGTTTATATCTGGTCCTTTTTCAACTGCTTTGGTCTCAACTTTGAGCTGTGGGTGGCCAAGTTCTTCTCCCTTCCACCACTTTCTACCATAGAG AGTGCCATGGGTGAAGCCATGTCACGCAGGATCCGCGGTTTGTTCAATGCGGCCAACTTCTGGGCTATCGTCCTCTACAACGTTCTCTCCCTGAACAGTTTGGAGTTTGCCAAAATGGTGGGAAGGAGACTGATTTTTAAAG GTTTTCCTCTGTCAACCCTCTCTGTGTTACTCGTGACCTACTGTGGTGTGCAGCTGGTGAAGGAACGAGAGAGACAACAAGCCTTGCTGGAAGATCCGGAGCCAGCAAAGCCAGTGGATGGTggcaaagaaaaagcagaataa